From Oryza sativa Japonica Group chromosome 4, ASM3414082v1, one genomic window encodes:
- the LOC107280612 gene encoding uncharacterized protein produces the protein MSAPASGSSRTHRRTGRRLSPSPPRVSGRQLVVQRIVKEDGSVYYPILRRSNYSDWAVLMRVNLQAQGLWDAVDTGDVPYQEDCQALSAILRAVPAEMVRPLAEKDSAKDAWDALKSMRDLTGRLLTVDDHPDSDGEDAGQVLFSEKEAPAHSNKEAGQNSAGGRASSSRQPHRSRRERDGNGSDGKSGSSQAANRNVSKDKCRYCGKLGHWAKDCCKAKRDREKLAQANLLITEPAQAADEGEPTLLMAQVCELAPATDPVITDGEVTLKEERAHVSLQDEGKPVDLDWILDTGASNHMTGYRDVFSELHTTVRGTVKFGDASRVWIEGRGMVLFACKNGDHCALTSVYYIPKLRSNMVSLG, from the exons atgtCCGCTCCCGCCAGCGGTTCGTCTCGCACTCACCGGCGAACAGGCCGCCGGCtctcgccgtctccgccgcgcgtGAGCGGGCGACAGCTCGTCGTGCAGCGGATTGTTAAGGAAGATGGCTCCGTCTACTATCCAATACTCAGACGCTCAAATTACTCCGATTGGGCGGTGTTGATGCGAGTCAATCTCCAGGCTCAAGGTCTGTGGGATGCTGTCGACACCGGCGATGTCCCGTATCAGGAAGATTGCCAGGCGCTTTCAGCCATCTTGCGAGCGGTGCCGGCTGAGATGGTCCGGCCGCTTGCCGAGAAGGACAGCGCCAAAGACGCCTGGGATGCGCTCAAATCCATGCGA GATCTGACTGGCCGGCTTCTCACCGTCGACGATCACCCCGACTCTGATGGCGAGGACGCGGGTCAGGTGCTCTTCAGCGAAAAGGAGGCCCCTGCTCACTCAAACAAGGAAGCTGGGCAGAACTCAGCCGGGGGGAGGGCGTCCAGCTCACGGCAACCACACCGCAGCAGGCGCGAGCGCGACGGCAACGGCTCCGACGGCAAGTCAGGTTCGTCCCAAGCGGCAAACCGCAATGTGTCCAAGGACAAATGCCGGTACTGTGGCAAACTTGGTCACTGGGCCAAGGACTGTTGCAAGGCGAAGCGAGACCGCGAGAAACTGGCTCAGGCAAACCTTCTCATCACCGAGCCTGCTCAAGCCGCGGACGAAGGGGAGCCGACACTGCTGATGGCGCAAGTGTGCGAGCTTGCCCCTGCTACCGATCCTGTCATTACTGACGGGGAGGTGACACTGAAGGAGGAACGTGCTCACGTTTCTCTTCAGGATGAAGGAAAGCCCGTTGATCTAGACTGGATCCTTGACACGGGCGCTTCAAATCACATGACGGGCTACCGTGATGTGTTCTCCGAGCTTCACACCACCGTGCGCGGCACTGTCAAGTTTGGTGATGCGTCGAGAGTCTGGATTGAAGGACGAGGCATGGTGCTGTTCGCTTGCAAGAATGGTGACCACTGCGCGCTCACTAGCGTCTACTACATCCCCAAGCTTCGGAGCAACATGGTCAGCCTTGGCTAG
- the LOC136356176 gene encoding uncharacterized protein: MAQDGKLDLLLKMMEEAEKEREEMDRKREESEALNLVELQLLKLAMESRIPLVEKQVSELGGSANDLAKRVNSLQASVEKCQREVQQNALYKGESSQGPTQFPNDDDLNGNSPNPFLFTPQQGWRNPPQFNSVSPFTPENSGCPIFDSGMASIGGNVPSMSCPQFDGENPQMWRDNCEIYFEVYGVHPANWVKVALLNFTGSASFWLQSVRNELTGSVTEYVERFDSLMHQLLAYDNALTPRKKYWKEAENQVTGNLMEPISTRRAEGLCFTCGERWSKDHKCSQTVQLHVVEELLEAFQGDMEEEVNGLDSSQKDSLMALLASACNGTDSTHSFRVKGLIQGTKLLMLIDSGSSHSFLDENIVQTMQGVTSLPQPVKVKVASGEVLICDKQLPDYAWWLQGRCYRTNFKLLSLPGYDAILGIDWLQGLGVMRIIWVQKWLEYEINGSPVRIQGVMPKVDACPLISGDKLMGLCKMGALMHLFQITSETDIHKPEIPIMIQEVMNEFNSVFEEPQGLPPRRRCDHSIPLIPGSKPVNLRPYGYNPAQKDEIEQQVRDMLKSGVIHPSVSPYSSLALLVNKKDGTWRLCVDHRLLNAITIKSKYPLPVIDELLDELAGTGWFSKLDLRAGYHQIRLVAGEEPKTAFQTHFGHFEYRVMSFGLTGALATFQGAMNETLASVLRKCALVFFDDILIYSPTLEAHAQDLRTVLQLLQDHQWKVKLSKCSFALKELNYLGHTIGVAGVSTDPSKVQDIVNWAIPTTLKKLRGFLGIAGYYHKFVKNFGVISKPLTNLLRKGVEFVWTPEVHESFEQFKKALASAPVLALPDFTKPSVIETDASEIGIGAVLSQDKHPIAYMSKALGPRTRGLSTYEKECLAILLAIEHWRSYLQYAEFTILTDHKSLMNLTDQRLHTPWQQKAYTKLLGLQFKICYKKGIHNEAADARSRCDHNSSLEVVAISQHLNRAQQFMKSQADKKRSFRAFAVGDWVYLKLQPYVQTSVAARANHKLSFKFFGPYEIQEKIGVVAYRLVLPASSSIHPVFHVSQLKAAQGFKGDASVHLPVQSSTKQVPVAILDTRVRKSGMSVIPQVLIHWSDDVIANATWEDLEDLRTRFPRALAWGQSSFQGGNIVKAALGADADIAKEEKIEGRELGSGDWRRRNSLEIPVDISCVSPVLNPSLGSYHEGERVAPFHDGSSTSARRRQRQHMGEDRGLTTDEDIEVAAMLETGQR; this comes from the exons ATGGCTCAAGATGGGAAACTCGATCTCTTGTTGAAGATGATGGAGGAGGCCGAGAAGGAGCGGGAGGAGATGGATAGGAAGCGCGAGGAGTCGGAGGCCCTGAATCTTGTGGAGTTGCAGCTGTTGAAGCTTGCGATGGAGTCCCGCATACCCTTGGTGGAGAAACAGGTGAGCGAGTTGGGGGGTTCTGCGAATGATTTGGCGAAGAGGGTGAATTCCTTGCAGGCAAGTGTGGAGAAATGTCAGCGGGAAGTTCAGCAGAACGCGCTATACAAAGGGGAATCCAGCCAAGGACCAACTCAATTCCCAAATGATGATGACCTCAATGGAAACTCACCGAATCCTTTCCTGTTCACACCCCAACAAGGATGGCGAAATCCTCCGCAGTTCAATTCTGTAAGCCCATTTACTCCTGAGAACTCGGGTTGTCCAATCTTTGATTCTGGAATGGCTAGTATTGGTGGCAATGTCCCTTCTATGTCTTGCCCTCAGTTTGATGGAGAAAATCCCCAGATGTGGAGAGATAACTGTGAAATTTATTTTGAGGTCTATGGGGTACATCCTGCTAATTGGGTTAAGGTTGCTCTGCTGAATTTCACTGGAAGTGCTTCGTTCTGGTTGCAATCTGTTAGGAATGAGTTG ACAGGCAGTGTGACTGAGTATGTGGAGAGATTTGATAGTCTCATGCATCAGCTGTTGGCGTATGACAATGCCCTTACACCAAG GAAGAAATATTGGAAGGAAGCAGAAAACCAAGTTACAGGAAATCTGATGGAACCAATTTCAACAAG GAGGGCTGAAGGGTTGTGTTTTACATGTGGAGAACGATGGAGTAAGGACCACAAATGTTCCCAAACTGTGCAGTTGCATGTGGTAGAGGAATTGTTGGAAGCATTTCAAGGTGATATGGAAGAAGAAGTTAATGGACTTGATTCCTCCCAGAAAGACTCCTTGATGGCGCTTTTGGCTAGTGCTTGTAACGGCACAGATTCTACTCATTCTTTCAGAGTCAAGGGGTTGATACAGGGGACTAAATTACTGATGCTTATTGACTCTGGCAGTTCTCATTCCTTCTTAGATGAGAATATTGTTCAGACAATGCAAGGAGTTACATCCCTTCCACAACCTGTTAAGGTTAAGGTTGCTAGTGGTGAAGTTCTGATTTGTGACAAACAATTACCGGATTATGCTTGGTGGCTTCAGGGGAGATGTTATAGAACCAACTTTAAATTGCTTTCCCTGCCTGGGTATGATGCCATCCTGGGGATAGACTGGTTACAAGGGCTGGGAGTCATGAGAATAATTTGGGTTCAAAAGTGGTTGGAATATGAGATCAATGGAAGTCCAGTTAGGATTCAAGGGGTGATGCCCAAGGTTGATGCCTGTCCTCTAATATCTGGAGATAAACTCATGGGCTTGTGCAAAATGGGAGCTCTTATGCATCTGTTTCAGATTACCAGTGAAACCGACATACATAAACCTGAGATTCCCATTATGATACAAGAAGTGATGAATGAATTCAATTCAGTTTTTGAAGAACCACAAGGACTGCCACCTAGGAGGCGTTGTGACCATTCCATTCCATTAATTCCTGGGTCTAAGCCGGTCAACCTTCGGCCCTATGGATACAATCCAGCCCAGAAGGATGAAATTGAACAGCAAGTACGAGATATGTTAAAGTCTGGAGTTATTCATCCTAGTGTTAGTCCGTATTCATCTCTGGCATTGCTAGTTAATAAGAAAGATGGCACCTGGAGGCTTTGTGTGGATCATAGACTGCTTAATGCTATCACCATCAAGAGCAAATACCCCCTGCCTGTTATTGATGAACTTTTAGATGAATTGGCCGGCACAGGTTGGTTTTCTAAGTTGGATTTGAGGGCGGGATATCATCAAATCAGGTTGGTTGCTGGAGAGGAACCTAAGACCGCCTTTCAAACTCATTTTGGGCACTTTGAGTATCGGGTGATGTCCTTTGGGTTGACAGGGGCACTTGCAACCTTCCAAGGAGCTATGAATGAAACCTTGGCTTCGGTCTTAAGGAAGTGCGCCTTGGTGTTCTTTGATGACATACTGATTTACAGTCCAACCTTGGAAGCTCATGCTCAAGATCTTAGAACTGTCTTGCAACTCTTGCAGGATCATCAGTGGAAGGTGAAATTGAGCAAGTGCTCTTTTGCTCTGAAGGAACTCAATTATTTAGGGCATACTATTGGAGTGGCTGGAGTTTCCACTGACCCTAGCAAGGTACAAGATATTGTCAATTGGGCTATTCCTACTACCTTAAAGAAGTTGAGGGGATTCTTGGGAATAGCTGGGTATTATCACAAATTCGTGAAGAATTTTGGTGTGATTAgtaaaccactcacaaacctgTTAAGAAAAGGGGTTGAGTTTGTGTGGACTCCGGAGGTGCATGAGTCCTTCGAGCAATTTAAGAAAGCTTTGGCTTCAGCTCCTGTTCTTGCTCTTCCGGATTTTACTAAACCTTCTGTCATTGAGACTGATGCTAGTGAGATCGGAATTGGTGCAGTTTTGTCCCAGGATAAACACCCCATTGCTTATATGAGTAAGGCATTGGGTCCTCGTACTAGGGGGTTATCCACTTATGAAAAAGAATGCTTGGCAATCCTATTGGCAATTGAGCATTGGCGGTCCTACCTTCAGTATGCAGAGTTCACTATACTCACTGACCACAAGAGCTTGATGAATCTTACTGATCAGCGCTTGCATACTCCTTGGCAACAAAAGGCCTATACAAAGTTGCTAGGGCTGCAGTTCAAAATTTGTTACAAGAAAGGAATCCACAATGAAGCAGCTGATGCCCGGTCCAGATGTGACCATAACTCTTCTTTGGAGGTGGTTGCTATTTCG CAACATTTGAACAGAGCACAACAGTTTATGAAGAGCCAAGCTGACAAGAAAAGAAGTTTTAGAGCTTTTGCAGTGGGAGATTGGGTCTATTTGAAGTTACAGCCATATGTCCAAACTTCAGTAGCAGCCAGGGCTAATCACAAGCTGAGTTTCAAGTTCTTTGGTCCTTATGAAATTCAAGAGAAGATTGGTGTTGTAGCATACCGTTTAGTCCTTCCGGCGAGCAGCTCTATTCACCCTGTTTTTCATGTCTCGCAGCTCAAAGCAGCTCAAGGTTTTAAAGGGGATGCTTCTGTTCATCTTCCTGTTCAGTCTTCTACTAAACAAGTTCCTGTGGCTATTCTGGATACTAGGGTGCGCAAGTCAGGTATGTCTGTTATTCCTCAGGTGCTTATACATTGGTCTGATGATGTGATCGCCAATGCAACTTGGGAAGACTTGGAAGATCTTCGTACTCGTTTCCCAAGAGCACTGGCTTGGGGGCAATCCAGTTTTCAAGGGGGGAACATTGTCAAGGCTGCGTTGGGTGCTGATGCTGACATTGCCAAGGAGGAGAAGATCGAAGGGAGAG AACTTGGTAGTGGCGATTGGCGGCGGCGGAATTCGTTGGAAATCCCCGTCGATATATCTTGTGTGTCTCCAGTTCTGAATCCTAGTTTAGGCAGCTATCATGAGGGCGAGAGGGTGGCACCATTCCACGATGGCAGCAGCACCTCTGCACGAAGGCGACAACGACAACACATGGGAGAGGACCGGGGATTAACCACTGATGAGGACATTGAGGTGGCAGCTATGTTGGAAACTGGGCAACGATGA